A genomic window from Lotus japonicus ecotype B-129 chromosome 1, LjGifu_v1.2 includes:
- the LOC130727676 gene encoding uncharacterized protein LOC130727676 isoform X1 has protein sequence MAAPPPTKDQVLSLLAAANNHGDLSVKTSSLKQAKDLLLSLDPSLAADLYPYLLELQSSPESLVRKLLIQIIEEIGFKAAEDSPKLISVLLTFLRDSDVEVVKQSIVSGSNIFCSGFEELVVQFQQCGKVERWLEEIWMWMHRFKDAVFGIALEPGAVGIKLLALKFLETFILLFTSDNSNPDKPATEGVRKAVNISWLVGGHPVLDPVVLMSEANRTLGTLLNLLQSAGSLPGCLTITVVNCLAAIARKRPQHYDTILSAMLDFNPNFQTVKGCHVASIQYSLRTTFLGFLRCTYSPILESRERLIRSLRGMNAGDAADQVIRQVDKMIKNGDRSTRDARASKDEVPSTQSPVSGELSRKRPVPQDNEQLANGHEAISKRIRSGPDPYLTLSAQINESGKDLNSVNGVSPNVPVLDSDLNAVEQMIAVIGALLAEGERGAESLEILISNIHPDLLADIVITNMKHLPKTPPPLARLGNPPVTQQVGSQVSQSQVIAASAPISSVQSLAVTDQASFPSTTATTATSSSFDTSNFSNQPADSKRDPRRDPRRLDPRRGAISPGGVAASTTDDTGATKLEVDDPVSSNTPVSHPVASTNDNTPSDLTMKIKNDDMVSEGPPVSAPDGITPKTEVVERPGEVHQNMEENAFLDPSIPLSDLRDEDISTEKLSDDTGTNGPDSPSMLEFDEFSPDVQVASTSEDTCLELPQLPPYVQQSKEQESKVKHMAIMHIIESYKHLHGTDCQQFCMPLLARLVAQIDDDNEIIVMLQKHILEDQWQKGHELVLHVLYHLHSLIILDSDGKSSSSAVLYENFLLGVAKALLEYFPASDKSFSRLLGEAPFLPESTLKILNDLCYSDVIDHDGRISRDIERVTQGLGAIWGLILGRPQNRQACLEIALKCAVHPQDEIRAKAIRLVTNKLFQLSYISEDVEKFATKMLLSAVDREVLDAVQSRPAEPRAEAQVESHEVSSTSQVSEPTISENDSARVAKPMIQSPSISFSEAQRFISLFFALCTKKPILLQIVFDVYGKAPRTVKQAFHRHIPILVRALGQSYSELLPIISDPPEGSENLLTLVLQILTQDTTPSSDLISTVKHLYETKFKDVTILVPLLSSLSKKEVLPIFPRLVDLPLEKFQRALAHILQGSAHTGPALTPVEVLVAIHGIVPEKDGLALKKITDACSACFEQRTVFTQQVLAKALNQMVDQTPLPLLFMRTVIQSIDAFPALVDFVMEILSKLVTKQVWRMPKLWVGFLKCVYQTQPRSFHVLLQLPPQQLESALNKHANLRAPLASYASQPTVKSSLTRSTLAVLGLANETHVQQHLSTSLHPSEASSSVSGATLT, from the exons ATGGCCGCTCCTCCGCCAACCAAGGACCAAGTCCTCTCTCTCCTCGCCGCTGCCAACAACCATGGTGACCTCTCCGTCAAAACCTCCTCCTTGAaacaagccaaagaccttcttCTCTCCCTCGACCCCTCTCTCGCCGCCGACCTCTACCCTTACCTGCTCGAGCTTCAGTCTTCTCCCGAATCTCTCGTCCGCAAATTGCTCATCCA GATAATCGAGGAGATTGGTTTTAAAGCAGCTGAGGATTCTCCGAAACTGATATCGGTACTGCTAACATTTTTACGAGATAGTGATGTGGAGGTAGTAAAGCAGTCTATTGTTAGTGGCTCGAATATATTCTGTAGTGGTTTTGAGGAGTTAGTTGTGCAG TTTCAACAATGTGGTAAAGTTGAGAGGTGGTTAGAAGAGATTTGGATGTGGATGCATAGGTTCAAGGATGCTGTTTTTGGGATTGCTCTGGAG CCTGGTGCTGTTGGAATAAAGTTGCTGGCACTGAAATTCTTGGAAACGTTTATATTACTATTTACATCTGACAACAGCAATCCTGATAAACCAGCCACAGAAG GTGTCAGGAAAGCTGTTAATATATCATGGTTGGTCGGTGGTCACCCTGTTCTTGATCCAGTAGTGCTCATGTCTGAGGCAAATAGGACTCTTGGCACTCTATTAAATTTATTGCAGTCTGCTGGCAGTCTCCCGGGTTGTTTGACAATTACTGTTGTAAATTG TTTAGCAGCCATTGCAAGGAAAAGACCACAACACTATGATACTATCCTTTCAGCAATGCTTGATTTTAATCCAAATTTTCAAACAGTGAAAGGATGTCATGTTGCCAGTATTCAGTACTCCTTAAGAACAACTTTTTTGGGGTTTCTAAGATGCACTTATTCTCCAATACTAGAG TCTAGAGAAAGACTGATAAGGAGCCTGCGAGGTATGAATGCAGGGGATGCTGCTGATCAGGTCATTAGGCAAGTTGACAAAATGATCAAAAATGGTGATCGTTCTACCCGTGATGCTcgagctagcaag GATGAAGTGCCATCAACTCAGTCACCTGTTTCTGGGGAATTATCTAGAAAAAGACCTGTTCCCCAAGATAATGAACAATTGGCCAATGGTCATGAGGCCATCTCTAAGCGTATACGTTCTGGTCCTGACCCTTACTTGACTTTATCAGCTCAAATAAATGAATCTGGGAAGGATCTTAACTCTGTTAACGGAGTATCACCTAATGTTCCAGTACTGGATAGTGATCTAAATGCTGTGGAGCAAATGATTGCTGTGATTGGTGCTTTGCTTGCTGAAGGAGAAAGGGGTGCTGAATCTCTTGAAATCCTCATTTCAAATATTCACCCTGATCTGTTGGCTGATATTGTCATAACTAATATGAAGCACTTGCCTAAGACACCCCCACCACTAGCAAGGCTTGGGAATCCCCCAGTAACTCAACAAGTAGGTTCCCAAGTCAGTCAATCACAGGTTATAGCAGCATCTGCTCCAATAAGTTCTGTGCAATCCTTAGCTGTTACTGACCAAGCATCATTCCCTTCAACTACGGCCACTACTGCTACTTCATCATCATTTGACACCTCTAACTTCAGTAATCAGCCTGCTGATTCTAAACGTGATCCACGTCGG GATCCCCGTCGCCTGGATCCACGGCGTGGAGCGATATCTCCTGGAGGAGTAGCTGCCTCAACTACAGATGATACTGGGGCCACAAAATTGGAGGTTGATGATCCTGTGTCTTCTAATACTCCTGTTTCACATCCTGTAGCAAGCACTAATGACAATACTCCGTCAGATCTaacaatgaaaataaaaaatgatgatATGGTCTCTGAAGGCCCCCCAGTTTCAGCACCTGATGGGATAACTCCCAAAACAGAGGTTGTTGAAAGGCCTGGAGAAGTTCACCAGAATATGGAAGAAAATGCTTTTTTGGATCCTTCAATCCCCCTCTCTGATTTAAGAGATGAGGATATCAGTACAGAAAAGCTGTCAGATGATACTGGAACAAATGGTCCAGATTCACCATCTATGTTAGAGTTTGATGAGTTTTCTCCTGATGTTCAAGTTGCATCTACATCAGAAGATACCTGTCTGGAGTTACCGCAGCTTCCACCATATGTTCAACAATCCAAAGAACAGGAAAGTAAGGTGAAACACATGGCTATTATGCATATAATTGAGTCATACAAGCATTTACACGGAACAGATTGTCAGCAGTTTTGCATGCCACTGCTTGCTCGATTAGTAGCTCAG ATTGATGATGATAATGAGATTATTGTGATGCTGCAAAAACACATCCTGGAGGACCAATGGCAAAAG GGACATGAACTTGTACTCCATGTTCTATACCATCTGCACTCCCTCATTATATTGGATTCAGATGGGAAATCTTCATCTTCTGCTGTTTTATATGAGAACTTTCTCTTGGGGGTG GCCAAAGCTCTGTTGGAATATTTTCCAGCTTCAGACAAGTCTTTTAGTAGACTTCTTGGTGAAGCCCCATTTTTGCCTGAATCCACCTTGAAGATTTTGAATGATCTCTGCTATTCTGATGTAATTGATCATGATGGAAGAATTAGCCGTGACATTGAACGTGTAACTCAAGGTCTTGGTGCTATCTGGGGTTTAATTTTGGGGCGTCCACAAAATCGCCAAGCCTGCTTAGAAATAGCATTGAAG TGTGCTGTCCACCCACAGGATGAGATTCGGGCAAAAGCTATTCGGCTG GTGACAAACAAGCTCTTTCAGCTTAGTTACATATCAGAAgatgttgagaaatttgcaaCAAAAATGCTTCTTTCTGCTGTAGACCGTGAAGTTTTAGATGCAGTGCAATCGAGACCTGCTGAACCAAGAGCCGAGGCACAG GTTGAAAGTCATGAAGTAAGTAGCACTTCACAGGTTTCAGAGCCCACAATTTCTGAAAATGACTCTGCTAGAGTTGCTAAACCAATGATTCAAAGTCCATCTATATCATTTTCTGAAGCTCAACGCTTCATTTCTCTGTTTTTTGCTTTGTGTACAAAG AAACCGATTCTTCTACAGATTGTGTTTGATGTCTATGGGAAGGCCCCAAGAACTGTAAAGCAG GCTTTCCATCGCCACATTCCTATTCTTGTGAGGGCATTAGGGCAATCTTATTCTGAATTGCTCCCCATCATATCTGATCCACCAGAAGGAAGTGAAAATCTTCTGACACTG GTGCTGCAAATATTGACTCAAGACACAACACCATCTTCTGATCTGATATCTACTGTTAAACATTTATATGAAACTAAATTTAAA GATGTTACAATTCTTGTTCCATTATTGTCATCGCTTTCCAAAAAGGAG GTGTTACCCATATTCCCTCGGCTTGTTGACCTCCCATTGGAGAAGTTTCAAAGGGCGCTTGCTCACATACTACAG GGTTCAGCTCATACAGGTCCAGCTTTAACTCCTGTAGAGGTGTTGGTTGCGATCCATGGAATTGTTCCCGAGAAAGATGGCCTTGCACTAAAAAAG ATAACAGATGCTTGCTCAGCTTGTTTTGAGCAACGTACAGTGTTCACACAGCAGGTTCTGGCCAAGGCACTGAACCAGATG GTTGATCAAACTCCATTGCCTCTGCTTTTCATGAGAACAGTTATTCAGTCAATCGATGCTTTTCCTGCACTG GTTGATTTTGTTATGGAGATACTCTCAAAACTTGTGACCAAACAG GTGTGGCGTATGCCAAAACTTTGGGTTGGTTTCTTAAAATGTGTATATCAGACACAGCCACGTTCTTTTCATGTATTATTGCAG TTGCCACCTCAACAACTAGAAAGCGCACTCAACAAGCATGCCAATCTCAGAGCCCCTCTGGCTTCTTACGCCAGTCAACCAACTGTAAAATCTTCACTTACTAG ATCCACCTTAGCAGTTCTTGGTCTCGCAAATGAAACTCATGTGCAGCAACATTTGTCAACTTCATTACACCCTTCTGAGGCAAGTTCTTCAGTTAGCGGGGCAACTCTGACATGA
- the LOC130727676 gene encoding uncharacterized protein LOC130727676 isoform X2: MAAPPPTKDQVLSLLAAANNHGDLSVKTSSLKQAKDLLLSLDPSLAADLYPYLLELQSSPESLVRKLLIQIIEEIGFKAAEDSPKLISVLLTFLRDSDVEVVKQSIVSGSNIFCSGFEELVVQFQQCGKVERWLEEIWMWMHRFKDAVFGIALEPGAVGIKLLALKFLETFILLFTSDNSNPDKPATEGVRKAVNISWLVGGHPVLDPVVLMSEANRTLGTLLNLLQSAGSLPGCLTITVVNCVLTSSLRGVNGLGCFFFGGSYIGSYNDMTM, from the exons ATGGCCGCTCCTCCGCCAACCAAGGACCAAGTCCTCTCTCTCCTCGCCGCTGCCAACAACCATGGTGACCTCTCCGTCAAAACCTCCTCCTTGAaacaagccaaagaccttcttCTCTCCCTCGACCCCTCTCTCGCCGCCGACCTCTACCCTTACCTGCTCGAGCTTCAGTCTTCTCCCGAATCTCTCGTCCGCAAATTGCTCATCCA GATAATCGAGGAGATTGGTTTTAAAGCAGCTGAGGATTCTCCGAAACTGATATCGGTACTGCTAACATTTTTACGAGATAGTGATGTGGAGGTAGTAAAGCAGTCTATTGTTAGTGGCTCGAATATATTCTGTAGTGGTTTTGAGGAGTTAGTTGTGCAG TTTCAACAATGTGGTAAAGTTGAGAGGTGGTTAGAAGAGATTTGGATGTGGATGCATAGGTTCAAGGATGCTGTTTTTGGGATTGCTCTGGAG CCTGGTGCTGTTGGAATAAAGTTGCTGGCACTGAAATTCTTGGAAACGTTTATATTACTATTTACATCTGACAACAGCAATCCTGATAAACCAGCCACAGAAG GTGTCAGGAAAGCTGTTAATATATCATGGTTGGTCGGTGGTCACCCTGTTCTTGATCCAGTAGTGCTCATGTCTGAGGCAAATAGGACTCTTGGCACTCTATTAAATTTATTGCAGTCTGCTGGCAGTCTCCCGGGTTGTTTGACAATTACTGTTGTAAATTG CGTGCTGACGAGTTCTTTACGAGGAGTTAATGGCCTTGGatgcttcttctttggtggttcATATATTGGAAGTTACAATGATATGACTATGTAA
- the LOC130727676 gene encoding uncharacterized protein LOC130727676 isoform X4, giving the protein MAAPPPTKDQVLSLLAAANNHGDLSVKTSSLKQAKDLLLSLDPSLAADLYPYLLELQSSPESLVRKLLIQIIEEIGFKAAEDSPKLISVLLTFLRDSDVEVVKQSIVSGSNIFCSGFEELVVQFQQCGKVERWLEEIWMWMHRFKDAVFGIALEPGAVGIKLLALKFLETFILLFTSDNSNPDKPATEGVRKAVNISWLVGGHPVLDPVVLMSEANRTLGTLLNLLQSAGSLPGCLTITVVN; this is encoded by the exons ATGGCCGCTCCTCCGCCAACCAAGGACCAAGTCCTCTCTCTCCTCGCCGCTGCCAACAACCATGGTGACCTCTCCGTCAAAACCTCCTCCTTGAaacaagccaaagaccttcttCTCTCCCTCGACCCCTCTCTCGCCGCCGACCTCTACCCTTACCTGCTCGAGCTTCAGTCTTCTCCCGAATCTCTCGTCCGCAAATTGCTCATCCA GATAATCGAGGAGATTGGTTTTAAAGCAGCTGAGGATTCTCCGAAACTGATATCGGTACTGCTAACATTTTTACGAGATAGTGATGTGGAGGTAGTAAAGCAGTCTATTGTTAGTGGCTCGAATATATTCTGTAGTGGTTTTGAGGAGTTAGTTGTGCAG TTTCAACAATGTGGTAAAGTTGAGAGGTGGTTAGAAGAGATTTGGATGTGGATGCATAGGTTCAAGGATGCTGTTTTTGGGATTGCTCTGGAG CCTGGTGCTGTTGGAATAAAGTTGCTGGCACTGAAATTCTTGGAAACGTTTATATTACTATTTACATCTGACAACAGCAATCCTGATAAACCAGCCACAGAAG GTGTCAGGAAAGCTGTTAATATATCATGGTTGGTCGGTGGTCACCCTGTTCTTGATCCAGTAGTGCTCATGTCTGAGGCAAATAGGACTCTTGGCACTCTATTAAATTTATTGCAGTCTGCTGGCAGTCTCCCGGGTTGTTTGACAATTACTGTTGTAAATTG A
- the LOC130727676 gene encoding uncharacterized protein LOC130727676 isoform X3: MAAPPPTKDQVLSLLAAANNHGDLSVKTSSLKQAKDLLLSLDPSLAADLYPYLLELQSSPESLVRKLLIQIIEEIGFKAAEDSPKLISVLLTFLRDSDVEVVKQSIVSGSNIFCSGFEELVVQFQQCGKVERWLEEIWMWMHRFKDAVFGIALEPGAVGIKLLALKFLETFILLFTSDNSNPDKPATEGVRKAVNISWLVGGHPVLDPVVLMSEANRTLGTLLNLLQSAGSLPGCLTITVVNW; encoded by the exons ATGGCCGCTCCTCCGCCAACCAAGGACCAAGTCCTCTCTCTCCTCGCCGCTGCCAACAACCATGGTGACCTCTCCGTCAAAACCTCCTCCTTGAaacaagccaaagaccttcttCTCTCCCTCGACCCCTCTCTCGCCGCCGACCTCTACCCTTACCTGCTCGAGCTTCAGTCTTCTCCCGAATCTCTCGTCCGCAAATTGCTCATCCA GATAATCGAGGAGATTGGTTTTAAAGCAGCTGAGGATTCTCCGAAACTGATATCGGTACTGCTAACATTTTTACGAGATAGTGATGTGGAGGTAGTAAAGCAGTCTATTGTTAGTGGCTCGAATATATTCTGTAGTGGTTTTGAGGAGTTAGTTGTGCAG TTTCAACAATGTGGTAAAGTTGAGAGGTGGTTAGAAGAGATTTGGATGTGGATGCATAGGTTCAAGGATGCTGTTTTTGGGATTGCTCTGGAG CCTGGTGCTGTTGGAATAAAGTTGCTGGCACTGAAATTCTTGGAAACGTTTATATTACTATTTACATCTGACAACAGCAATCCTGATAAACCAGCCACAGAAG GTGTCAGGAAAGCTGTTAATATATCATGGTTGGTCGGTGGTCACCCTGTTCTTGATCCAGTAGTGCTCATGTCTGAGGCAAATAGGACTCTTGGCACTCTATTAAATTTATTGCAGTCTGCTGGCAGTCTCCCGGGTTGTTTGACAATTACTGTTGTAAATTGGTGA